In one Bacillus thuringiensis genomic region, the following are encoded:
- a CDS encoding oligoendopeptidase F, with the protein MKHAGVDMSKPDAIRKAVSYVGSLLDKLEHSYQV; encoded by the coding sequence ATGAAACATGCCGGAGTAGATATGTCAAAACCAGATGCAATCCGTAAAGCTGTTTCTTACGTTGGTTCATTACTTGATAAATTAGAGCATTCTTATCAAGTATAA